One window of the Runella slithyformis DSM 19594 genome contains the following:
- a CDS encoding M1 family metallopeptidase, with protein MNKLILPFLCCLIGTVSALMAQQPAAANYHANSRFEQMGTQLPTPNTYRTASGAPGKEYWQNRVDYDIKTEIDDEKQRLTGSEVVTYFNNSPDELRYVWMQLDQNVFSKNSMSNLTRTSSVNERGMPMSTTMRSMIDKDYGHKITAVKDPKSGQPLRYTINETMMRIELPAPIKTGQSASFQIDWNYNITDFRFAQGRSGAEYFAKDNNFIYEIAQWFPRACVYDDVNGWQNKQFLGQGEFTLAFGNYKVAITVPNDHIVGASGELQNANQVLSAEQLKRMELARKTFDKPVLIVSQEEATKNEANKPTSKKTWIFKADNVRDFAFATSRKFIWDAMNVELNGKKIMAMSFYPKEANPLWGQYSTMLVAHTVKTYSKYTFDYPYPVAQSVHGPVGGMEYPMISFNGARPEPDGTYSKGTKDFLIQVVIHEVGHNWFPMIVNSDERQWSWMDEGLNSFLEYLTTKEWDRDMGGDVAEPQNIVEYMRTDPSKQVPIMSSSDNIMGFGPNAYTKPATGLNILRETIMGRELFDYAFKEYANRWKFKHPTPADFFRTMEDASGVDLDWFWKGWFYGTQPVDQDLTEVEWFALDTQNPEINKPLAKKEAEAKRNTVARQRDKDYIKESVVEKNPDMKDFYNTYDPYQVTENDKKKFDTYLASLTPDERKLVESGLNFYTIKLKNKGGLPMPVIIRMQYEDGTDSVARFPAEIWRLNDQDISKVITSKKKVVQWTLDPYQEIADIDTENNSFPRQPAQPTRFQLFKSQGIQRGPNPMREAQQSQPPKAGQQGGAKN; from the coding sequence ATGAACAAGTTAATTCTTCCTTTTCTGTGCTGTTTGATAGGCACTGTATCCGCACTCATGGCGCAGCAACCGGCTGCTGCCAACTACCACGCCAATTCACGTTTTGAGCAAATGGGCACGCAACTGCCTACGCCCAACACCTACCGCACGGCCTCGGGCGCGCCCGGAAAAGAGTACTGGCAAAATCGGGTGGATTACGACATCAAGACCGAGATTGACGACGAAAAACAGCGCCTGACGGGCTCGGAAGTAGTCACGTACTTCAATAATTCTCCCGACGAACTGCGCTATGTCTGGATGCAGTTGGATCAGAATGTGTTCTCCAAAAATTCCATGTCGAACCTGACCCGTACGAGTTCGGTCAATGAAAGAGGGATGCCGATGAGCACTACCATGCGTTCCATGATCGACAAAGACTACGGACACAAGATCACAGCCGTCAAAGACCCCAAATCGGGACAGCCACTGCGCTATACCATCAACGAAACCATGATGCGTATTGAATTGCCTGCTCCCATTAAAACGGGGCAATCGGCGAGTTTTCAGATCGATTGGAATTACAACATTACCGATTTTCGCTTTGCACAGGGGCGCTCGGGGGCCGAGTATTTTGCCAAAGACAACAATTTTATCTACGAAATAGCCCAGTGGTTTCCGCGGGCGTGTGTGTATGATGACGTAAACGGCTGGCAAAACAAGCAGTTTTTGGGACAGGGAGAATTTACCCTGGCCTTCGGAAATTATAAAGTAGCCATTACCGTTCCCAATGACCACATTGTAGGCGCTTCGGGAGAATTGCAGAATGCCAACCAGGTACTTTCGGCTGAGCAGCTGAAGCGCATGGAACTGGCCCGTAAAACGTTTGACAAGCCTGTGCTGATCGTCAGTCAGGAAGAGGCAACAAAGAACGAAGCCAATAAACCGACGAGTAAAAAAACCTGGATATTCAAAGCAGATAACGTACGCGACTTTGCCTTTGCCACTTCACGTAAATTCATTTGGGATGCCATGAATGTAGAGCTGAACGGCAAAAAGATCATGGCGATGTCGTTTTATCCCAAAGAGGCTAATCCGCTTTGGGGCCAATATTCGACCATGTTGGTGGCTCACACCGTGAAAACCTATTCCAAGTATACCTTTGATTATCCGTACCCGGTAGCGCAGTCGGTACATGGACCCGTGGGAGGAATGGAATATCCGATGATCTCGTTCAACGGCGCACGCCCGGAGCCCGATGGCACGTACTCCAAAGGCACCAAAGACTTTTTGATTCAGGTGGTGATTCACGAAGTAGGCCATAACTGGTTTCCGATGATCGTCAACTCCGATGAGCGCCAATGGTCATGGATGGACGAAGGGCTGAACTCTTTTCTGGAATACTTAACCACCAAGGAGTGGGACCGCGACATGGGCGGCGACGTGGCCGAGCCGCAAAACATTGTCGAATACATGCGCACCGACCCAAGCAAGCAGGTACCGATCATGTCAAGCTCTGACAACATCATGGGCTTTGGCCCCAATGCCTATACCAAGCCCGCTACGGGATTGAATATTCTGCGTGAAACCATCATGGGTCGTGAGCTGTTTGACTACGCCTTCAAAGAATACGCCAATCGCTGGAAATTTAAACACCCCACACCCGCTGATTTCTTCCGTACCATGGAAGACGCTTCGGGCGTAGATCTGGATTGGTTTTGGAAAGGGTGGTTTTACGGCACTCAGCCCGTGGATCAGGATTTGACCGAGGTCGAATGGTTTGCGTTGGATACCCAAAACCCCGAAATCAATAAGCCTTTGGCAAAAAAAGAAGCCGAGGCGAAGCGCAATACCGTGGCGCGTCAGCGGGATAAAGACTACATCAAAGAAAGTGTCGTAGAGAAAAATCCTGACATGAAGGACTTCTACAATACCTACGACCCGTACCAAGTGACGGAAAACGATAAGAAAAAATTTGATACGTATCTGGCAAGTTTAACGCCCGACGAGCGCAAGTTGGTCGAATCAGGCTTGAATTTTTATACCATTAAGCTTAAAAACAAAGGCGGTTTGCCGATGCCGGTCATCATCCGGATGCAGTACGAAGACGGTACCGATTCGGTCGCGCGTTTTCCGGCGGAGATCTGGCGTCTGAACGACCAAGATATTTCAAAGGTCATTACCAGTAAGAAAAAAGTAGTGCAGTGGACGCTCGACCCGTATCAGGAAATCGCCGACATTGACACTGAAAACAATAGTTTCCCGCGCCAACCCGCGCAACCGACGCGTTTCCAATTGTTTAAATCGCAGGGAATTCAGCGAGGCCCCAACCCAATGCGCGAGGCGCAGCAAAGTCAGCCGCCAAAAGCAGGACAGCAGGGCGGTGCCAAAAATTAG
- a CDS encoding amidohydrolase, protein MKNYFYALFAAFLASCSSQNKADLIVYNAAVYTVDSTFSKASAFAVKEGKFVLIGDSASVFGAYQSDSVVDAAGKAVYPGLYDAHAHFYGLGQKLDQADLVDTQSAEEVVERLKKYQTDHPDRVWIIGRGWDQNDWTAKQFPDKELLDKAFPNNPVYLTRIDGHAAWVNSKALQLAKITGETKVDGGAIPLKNGQPTGILVDNAMRLARAANPQPSEAEIKDMLLKAQEVCFSYGLTNVGDAGVSSEVIDLMDNLQKKGELKIRLYPMVSINQENVDKMLKKGVYVTDRLNVRSFKIYADGALGSRGACLLKPYSDAPTTGFLLLSPKELESFVKQIANSEFQANTHCIGDSANRLMLNLYAKYLKGKNNRRWRIEHAQIVDAADVPTFGKFNILPSVQPTHATSDMYWAAERLGKVREKNAYAFQELFKQNGKITFGTDFPVEAVSPFYTFHSAVYRQDAKGFPEGGYQMEGALSREQTLRGMTIWAAYGNFEEGRLGSIEKGKAADFIILEKDLLTAPANELREVKVLKTYVAGEKVFERK, encoded by the coding sequence ATGAAAAACTACTTTTACGCGCTATTCGCCGCCTTTTTAGCGTCATGCTCAAGCCAAAATAAAGCTGACCTAATCGTCTATAATGCGGCCGTTTACACCGTCGATTCCACCTTCAGCAAAGCCTCTGCCTTTGCCGTCAAAGAAGGGAAATTTGTGCTGATCGGCGACTCGGCTTCGGTGTTTGGAGCGTATCAATCCGATTCCGTGGTCGATGCCGCCGGCAAGGCCGTATATCCGGGATTGTACGATGCCCACGCGCATTTTTATGGCTTGGGACAAAAGCTCGATCAGGCAGACCTGGTGGATACGCAGTCGGCCGAAGAGGTGGTGGAACGTTTGAAGAAGTACCAAACCGATCACCCCGACCGCGTATGGATCATCGGGCGCGGCTGGGACCAGAATGATTGGACAGCCAAGCAGTTTCCCGATAAAGAACTGTTGGACAAAGCCTTCCCCAATAATCCCGTCTATTTGACCCGCATCGACGGGCACGCGGCTTGGGTAAACTCCAAGGCGCTGCAATTGGCCAAAATCACGGGTGAAACGAAAGTAGACGGCGGTGCTATTCCTCTGAAGAACGGACAGCCAACGGGCATTCTGGTCGACAACGCCATGCGTTTGGCGCGGGCGGCCAATCCTCAGCCGTCGGAAGCTGAGATCAAAGACATGCTGCTCAAAGCGCAGGAAGTGTGTTTTTCCTACGGCCTGACCAACGTGGGCGACGCGGGCGTATCGTCGGAAGTGATCGACCTGATGGATAATTTGCAGAAAAAAGGAGAACTGAAAATACGGCTTTATCCGATGGTGAGCATCAATCAGGAAAATGTGGATAAAATGTTGAAAAAAGGCGTGTACGTGACCGACCGCCTCAATGTGCGTTCCTTCAAAATCTACGCCGACGGTGCGTTGGGCTCGCGGGGAGCGTGTCTGCTCAAGCCTTACAGTGATGCACCAACCACCGGGTTTTTGTTGCTGAGTCCTAAAGAACTGGAAAGTTTTGTAAAGCAAATTGCCAATAGTGAGTTTCAGGCCAATACACACTGCATTGGCGACTCAGCCAACCGCCTGATGCTCAATCTGTATGCCAAATACCTAAAAGGAAAAAACAACCGTCGCTGGCGCATTGAGCACGCCCAGATCGTGGACGCGGCTGATGTACCTACGTTTGGGAAATTCAATATTCTGCCTTCTGTACAACCCACCCATGCCACCTCTGATATGTATTGGGCGGCGGAACGGTTGGGGAAAGTGCGCGAAAAAAATGCTTATGCATTTCAGGAATTATTTAAACAAAACGGCAAAATTACCTTCGGAACGGACTTTCCGGTGGAGGCCGTTTCACCGTTCTATACATTTCATTCGGCAGTGTATCGGCAGGATGCCAAAGGCTTTCCGGAGGGTGGCTACCAAATGGAAGGCGCGCTCAGCCGCGAACAAACCCTGCGCGGCATGACGATCTGGGCCGCTTACGGCAATTTTGAAGAAGGCCGTTTGGGCAGTATCGAAAAGGGCAAAGCCGCCGATTTTATCATTCTGGAAAAAGACCTGCTGACGGCTCCCGCCAACGAGCTTCGCGAAGTAAAAGTACTGAAAACCTACGTAGCGGGCGAGAAGGTGTTTGAGCGGAAATAG
- a CDS encoding TolC family protein — protein MTRIFPLLFVLFISSFASFSQELLTLENAISVALEKNYAIKIARSREAIAHNDNTRGNAGMLPIVTGSTQANFNNNSVNQTFFPLGTATREPLVQRGVHNRNSASGVNLVWTVFDGMGMFATAERLREIEQLGKTTVKINIENTVAQVAAAYYDVIRQKQRLESLKDALDISSTRRELAKANYEVGATSKSEYLAAQVDYNGDQAALVAQEQFLQNTKVNLNALLMRDLTVDFAIPDTITFRKDLELVQLQQNLKSQNPNLIAANQNRKIASVIEREVKSTRLPQVDLLGSYGYNTLNNEVGFGVKTSRNGSLNYGARLVIPIYDGYNQRRREANAKIGTMIAEYQESDLAVQLLSALERTYNTYRNSIALFGLEEQNLKIARQNVDLAFDRYKFGNSTAIEFREAQRNAVATESRLIEAAYNVKVTEIELLRLSSSIVSDVK, from the coding sequence ATGACACGAATTTTTCCGCTGCTGTTTGTTCTTTTTATATCCTCCTTTGCTTCCTTTTCTCAAGAATTATTGACCCTGGAAAATGCCATCTCGGTGGCGCTTGAAAAGAATTACGCCATCAAAATTGCCCGCAGTCGGGAAGCCATTGCGCACAACGACAATACCCGGGGCAATGCGGGTATGCTGCCCATTGTGACGGGTTCGACGCAGGCCAACTTCAATAACAACAGCGTCAACCAAACATTTTTCCCCTTGGGAACCGCCACTCGCGAGCCACTCGTCCAACGAGGCGTTCATAACCGCAACTCCGCTTCCGGTGTGAACTTAGTTTGGACGGTCTTTGACGGCATGGGCATGTTTGCCACCGCTGAACGCCTGCGCGAAATCGAACAATTGGGAAAAACCACCGTTAAGATCAACATCGAAAATACCGTAGCGCAGGTAGCGGCTGCTTATTATGACGTGATTCGCCAAAAACAGCGGCTGGAATCGCTCAAAGATGCGTTGGATATTTCAAGTACCCGCCGCGAGTTGGCCAAGGCCAATTACGAAGTGGGAGCCACATCCAAATCGGAATATTTGGCCGCGCAGGTAGATTACAACGGTGATCAGGCCGCATTGGTGGCGCAGGAGCAATTTCTGCAAAACACCAAAGTAAACCTCAATGCCCTGCTGATGCGGGATCTCACCGTTGATTTTGCCATTCCGGATACGATTACGTTTCGCAAAGATTTGGAATTGGTTCAGTTACAACAAAATTTAAAAAGCCAAAACCCCAATTTGATCGCGGCCAACCAAAACCGTAAAATTGCGTCAGTGATAGAACGGGAAGTAAAATCGACACGCTTGCCCCAAGTGGATTTGCTCGGAAGTTATGGATATAACACCCTTAACAACGAAGTCGGGTTTGGGGTAAAAACCAGCCGAAATGGCTCTCTCAACTACGGAGCGCGCTTGGTGATCCCGATCTATGACGGTTATAATCAGCGGCGACGGGAAGCCAACGCCAAAATCGGGACCATGATTGCCGAATATCAGGAATCTGACTTGGCCGTACAACTTCTTTCGGCTTTAGAACGTACGTACAACACCTACCGCAACAGTATCGCGCTGTTTGGTCTTGAAGAACAAAACCTCAAAATTGCCCGTCAAAACGTAGATTTGGCCTTTGACCGTTATAAATTCGGAAACTCCACGGCCATCGAATTCAGAGAAGCGCAACGCAACGCCGTCGCTACGGAATCACGCCTGATCGAAGCGGCCTATAACGTCAAAGTGACGGAAATCGAACTCCTGCGCCTGAGCAGTTCAATCGTATCAGACGTTAAATAA
- a CDS encoding methyltransferase RsmF C-terminal domain-like protein: MMQFPQPFIQELKAQLGSEYADFEAALQQPLPVSIRYNAAKVSGFSAEDAVQWCAEARYLASRPVFTLDPLFHAGGYYVQEASSMLIGEALTQSVDLSHPLRVLDLCAAPGGKTTLLASKLSSDSLLLANEVIRSRVMILKENVQKWGLPNVYVSNHDPEDLGKLAGFFDVILVDAPCSGEGLFRKDPAAVDEWSPENVLTCAGRQKRILSAAMPLLSADGVLIYCTCTYNDAENQDSSAFILAGNAFEEVKLQLPAEWGTVAKSIGYQCYPHKVRGEGFFLSVFRKTAHVDSFYYNMEKGGRPRSFKPLHKKQLTEISRWLKEPDEFSFYEKPNGEVIALLESQKEDLIVLDNLLFAKGLGLEMGSFKGTDFIPSHALALSTAVSDELPRLELSEGEALQFLKKENLLFDAPKGWLLVTYQGLGLGWVKGLGNRINNYLPKDWRIRMEIPE, translated from the coding sequence ATGATGCAATTTCCCCAACCGTTTATACAGGAGCTGAAAGCCCAACTGGGCAGTGAATACGCTGATTTTGAAGCTGCTTTACAGCAGCCGCTTCCCGTAAGCATTCGTTATAATGCCGCTAAAGTTTCCGGTTTTTCTGCCGAAGATGCCGTACAATGGTGTGCCGAAGCGCGTTATTTAGCCTCCCGTCCGGTGTTTACGCTTGATCCGCTTTTTCACGCGGGCGGGTACTATGTGCAGGAAGCCTCTTCAATGCTGATCGGGGAGGCCCTTACGCAGTCCGTTGATCTTTCGCACCCCTTACGGGTGCTGGATCTGTGCGCCGCCCCCGGGGGGAAAACGACACTTCTGGCTTCAAAACTGTCGTCCGATAGCCTTTTGCTGGCCAATGAAGTCATTCGGAGTCGGGTGATGATCCTGAAAGAAAATGTGCAGAAATGGGGCCTCCCCAATGTGTACGTCAGCAACCATGATCCCGAAGATTTGGGAAAACTGGCAGGCTTTTTTGACGTTATTCTGGTCGATGCGCCCTGCTCGGGCGAAGGGCTGTTTCGCAAAGACCCTGCGGCCGTAGATGAATGGTCGCCGGAAAATGTGCTGACCTGCGCGGGGCGACAAAAACGGATCTTAAGCGCAGCCATGCCGCTGCTGAGCGCCGACGGCGTATTGATCTATTGTACCTGTACTTATAACGATGCCGAAAATCAGGACAGCAGTGCTTTTATATTGGCCGGCAATGCATTTGAAGAAGTAAAACTTCAGCTTCCCGCCGAGTGGGGAACGGTGGCCAAGTCCATTGGGTATCAATGTTATCCGCATAAGGTACGGGGCGAAGGTTTTTTTCTGTCGGTATTTCGCAAAACGGCCCATGTAGATTCGTTTTATTATAACATGGAAAAAGGCGGAAGGCCGCGCTCGTTTAAGCCGTTACACAAAAAACAACTGACCGAAATAAGCCGTTGGCTGAAAGAACCCGACGAATTCAGCTTTTATGAAAAGCCCAACGGCGAGGTGATCGCCCTGTTGGAAAGCCAAAAAGAAGATTTGATCGTGTTGGACAATCTGTTGTTTGCCAAAGGCCTGGGCCTGGAAATGGGCTCATTTAAAGGCACTGATTTCATTCCTTCTCATGCTTTGGCATTAAGCACGGCGGTGTCCGATGAGTTGCCGCGTTTGGAGCTTTCGGAAGGAGAAGCTTTACAATTTTTGAAAAAAGAGAACCTGCTTTTTGACGCGCCCAAAGGCTGGCTATTGGTGACTTACCAAGGCTTGGGATTGGGCTGGGTCAAGGGATTGGGGAATCGCATCAATAATTACCTGCCCAAAGACTGGCGGATTCGGATGGAAATCCCCGAGTAG
- a CDS encoding ion transporter, giving the protein MTLRKRVYNTLEFSAVGRRGMSLYINIALVSIIFINSVAIILHTVPEIRHYRLYESIFTDFEIFSVIIFTIEYCLRIWSCVENPRYKNGWRGRLRYIFSFWAIVDFLGIFPFYFTLLTSDFGIIRILRVFRLFRLFRVTRYSHALKMIRNVLLETKEELLICFSFIIFTLLISSSVMYYLEHNVQPERFRSIPATLWWGVITMTTTGYGDMYPVTAAGKFFGGIVLILGIALFALPTGIIASGFMEQIRRDKGRKYIQCPHCNEWVDLQEVHHVHKPTEKH; this is encoded by the coding sequence GTGACCCTGCGTAAACGAGTCTATAATACCCTGGAATTCTCAGCCGTTGGCCGGCGTGGGATGAGTTTATATATCAATATCGCGTTGGTGTCGATCATTTTTATCAACTCGGTGGCGATCATTCTGCACACGGTTCCTGAGATTCGGCATTACCGATTGTATGAATCTATTTTTACCGATTTTGAGATTTTTTCGGTCATCATTTTTACCATTGAATATTGCCTGCGTATATGGTCGTGTGTCGAAAACCCTCGCTATAAAAATGGTTGGCGCGGGCGTTTGCGGTACATCTTTTCGTTTTGGGCCATTGTCGATTTTCTCGGTATTTTTCCGTTTTACTTCACGTTGCTTACGTCCGATTTCGGCATAATTCGGATTTTGCGGGTTTTTCGACTATTCCGGTTGTTTCGGGTTACGCGCTATTCACACGCCCTCAAGATGATCCGTAACGTGCTTTTGGAAACCAAAGAAGAACTGCTCATCTGTTTTTCATTTATTATCTTTACCCTGTTGATCTCGTCGAGTGTGATGTATTATCTGGAGCATAACGTTCAGCCTGAACGATTCAGGAGCATTCCGGCTACGCTGTGGTGGGGAGTGATTACGATGACCACCACAGGCTACGGTGACATGTATCCCGTCACGGCCGCCGGAAAGTTTTTTGGGGGAATTGTCCTGATTTTGGGCATAGCGTTGTTTGCCCTGCCTACGGGTATCATTGCTTCCGGATTCATGGAACAAATTCGCCGGGACAAAGGGCGTAAGTATATCCAATGTCCTCACTGTAACGAATGGGTTGATTTGCAGGAAGTTCATCATGTTCATAAACCCACGGAAAAACACTGA
- a CDS encoding T9SS type A sorting domain-containing protein, with amino-acid sequence MVSVTASNTCGTSNTVYYDIPAAEGYRMMAYPNPTKNVLTLELKSKDVSSIDIYSKESAERVKSIPVKDFVKGNATEEGPKVELNVSDLPRGIYYLHVNPGIDSKQKVQIIQIRLE; translated from the coding sequence ATGGTTTCTGTTACCGCTTCCAATACCTGTGGCACATCAAATACCGTTTATTATGATATCCCTGCTGCTGAAGGTTATCGAATGATGGCCTATCCCAACCCAACGAAAAATGTATTGACACTTGAACTTAAAAGCAAAGATGTATCTTCTATTGACATTTATTCTAAGGAATCCGCTGAACGAGTCAAGTCTATTCCCGTAAAAGACTTTGTAAAGGGTAATGCTACCGAAGAAGGCCCTAAAGTGGAGTTAAATGTGAGTGATCTACCTCGTGGGATTTACTATCTGCATGTAAATCCCGGTATAGATTCAAAACAGAAAGTCCAGATAATTCAGATTAGGCTAGAGTAA
- a CDS encoding phosphotransferase family protein: protein MSIPKTDAPVAVREGEQLDIAKLNAYFSEQVPDFGIVTEVNQFPGGYSNLTYFLKAASGKEYVLRRPPFGAKHIKGAHDMGREFRVLSLLKAAGYAKIPSPIAYCEDESVLDCPFYVMERVQGVILRAHSAPKMGIDTDTFRRLSTALVDNMAALHSIDLHTTGLINLGKPEGYVQRQVEGWYKRYQHAQTDEVPVFEQVYQWLVQNLPAEHTPTLIHNDYKYDNVVLNANDLTDILAVLDWEMTTVGDPLMDVGTSLSYWSEATDGAFEKSFNLTWLPGNFTRREFADRYARQSGRDVSNILYYYVFGLFKNTVVIQQIYARWKQGFSKDERFAGLLMGVHSLSTTAAKAIERGRI from the coding sequence ATGAGTATTCCCAAAACCGATGCTCCCGTAGCGGTGCGTGAAGGCGAGCAATTGGATATTGCCAAACTGAACGCGTATTTTTCTGAACAGGTGCCCGATTTCGGGATCGTTACGGAGGTCAATCAGTTTCCGGGCGGTTATTCCAATTTAACGTATTTTCTCAAAGCAGCTTCGGGCAAAGAGTATGTTCTGCGTCGGCCACCGTTTGGGGCGAAACACATCAAAGGGGCCCACGACATGGGGCGTGAGTTTAGAGTGCTATCGCTGCTGAAAGCGGCAGGCTATGCCAAAATCCCGTCGCCCATTGCGTATTGCGAAGATGAAAGTGTACTGGATTGTCCGTTTTACGTGATGGAACGCGTGCAGGGCGTGATCTTACGCGCTCACTCGGCCCCCAAAATGGGCATAGATACCGATACGTTCCGACGGCTGTCGACGGCGCTGGTAGACAATATGGCAGCGCTGCATTCCATTGACCTTCACACTACGGGGTTGATTAATCTGGGAAAACCCGAAGGCTACGTGCAGCGGCAGGTGGAGGGCTGGTACAAACGCTATCAACACGCCCAAACCGACGAAGTGCCGGTGTTTGAACAGGTATACCAATGGCTCGTACAAAACCTGCCTGCCGAACATACGCCCACGCTCATTCACAATGATTACAAATACGATAACGTGGTGCTCAATGCCAACGACCTGACCGATATTCTGGCCGTGCTGGATTGGGAAATGACCACTGTGGGCGACCCGCTCATGGATGTGGGCACTTCACTCTCGTACTGGTCAGAAGCCACGGACGGGGCGTTTGAAAAAAGCTTCAATTTGACGTGGCTCCCGGGCAACTTTACGCGTCGGGAGTTTGCAGACCGGTACGCCCGGCAAAGCGGGCGCGATGTGTCCAACATTCTGTATTATTACGTTTTTGGATTGTTTAAAAACACGGTGGTCATCCAACAGATCTACGCGCGCTGGAAACAGGGATTCAGCAAAGACGAACGCTTCGCGGGCCTGCTTATGGGCGTTCATTCCCTGAGTACTACGGCGGCAAAAGCGATTGAGCGGGGGCGTATTTAA
- a CDS encoding glycosyltransferase family 4 protein has product MRIGFDAKRAFNNRTGLGNYSRFVLNALHNYAPGHTYLAYTPKIKTGLFDEFPEESIRMPNSTNPLFGAWWRSYGIKKALSQDSIQVFHGLSNELPNGLHKAGIKSVVTIHDLIFLRYPELYPAIDRFFYRQKFRNACAEADVIVAVSEQTKRDIVAFYGTSPEKIQVVYQDCHEAFHAPQTSQVFKTWEVSPLLRKYNIDTPYVLSVGTIEARKNQLHLVKAFHAAQLEDAELVLVGGKTSYQREIEIYIAQHQLAAKVKILNSVPFADLPSLYRSARVFAYPSFFEGFGIPIVEALHSGVPVVAATGSCLEEAGGKGGVYVDPGDVHAFAQTLTGLWHDETLRKTLIQDGQKHIHQFAAAKIAKELMEIYASLQS; this is encoded by the coding sequence ATGCGCATTGGATTTGACGCCAAACGGGCTTTTAACAACCGAACAGGATTGGGTAACTACAGTCGGTTTGTACTGAATGCGCTGCACAACTATGCTCCCGGACATACGTATTTGGCCTATACGCCCAAAATCAAAACGGGGCTTTTTGACGAGTTTCCCGAAGAGTCCATTCGAATGCCAAATTCGACCAATCCATTGTTTGGTGCCTGGTGGCGGAGTTACGGCATCAAAAAAGCGCTGTCGCAGGACAGCATTCAGGTTTTTCATGGATTGAGCAATGAGCTTCCGAATGGACTCCATAAGGCGGGAATTAAATCCGTGGTGACCATTCATGACTTGATCTTTTTGCGTTATCCCGAGTTGTACCCTGCGATTGACCGTTTTTTTTATCGTCAAAAATTTAGAAATGCCTGTGCCGAAGCCGACGTCATCGTGGCGGTAAGCGAGCAGACCAAACGGGATATTGTGGCGTTTTACGGCACTTCGCCTGAAAAGATACAGGTAGTATATCAGGATTGTCATGAGGCGTTTCATGCGCCTCAGACTTCCCAAGTCTTTAAGACTTGGGAAGTCTCACCTCTCCTCCGGAAATACAACATCGACACACCCTATGTGTTGAGTGTAGGCACCATTGAGGCGCGTAAAAATCAGCTTCATTTGGTCAAAGCCTTTCACGCGGCGCAATTGGAAGACGCTGAACTGGTGCTGGTGGGCGGAAAAACGAGTTATCAGCGTGAGATAGAAATCTATATTGCGCAACATCAGTTGGCCGCTAAAGTCAAGATTTTAAACAGCGTTCCGTTTGCCGATCTTCCGTCGCTGTACCGATCGGCCCGGGTATTTGCGTACCCCTCTTTTTTTGAAGGATTCGGCATTCCTATCGTGGAAGCACTGCACAGCGGCGTGCCGGTGGTGGCTGCTACGGGGTCATGTTTGGAAGAAGCCGGCGGCAAAGGCGGGGTGTATGTGGACCCTGGCGACGTACATGCGTTTGCCCAAACGCTGACCGGGCTTTGGCACGACGAAACCCTGCGAAAGACGTTGATACAGGATGGCCAAAAACATATACACCAATTTGCCGCCGCGAAAATCGCAAAAGAGTTGATGGAAATCTACGCATCTTTGCAGTCGTAA